In Sphingobacterium sp. lm-10, one DNA window encodes the following:
- a CDS encoding MFS transporter, which translates to MNEQVKKKNTILIVLVASLGYFVDIYDLILFSVVRVKSLTDLAVPEEDMLHVGATIINSQMFGMLVGGVLWGVLGDKKGRLSVLFGSIITYSLANIANGFATTVDQYTIIRFIAGVGLAGELGAGITLVAETMSKKNRGYGTMIVAAVGLMGAVMAALISSRYTWQTSYFIGGGMGLLLLTLRIGLVESGMFKEAADKSVQRGNFFMLFNNWARFKKYLCCILIGLPLWYVVGVLITFSPEFGKALNATGVLDAGKGIMYCYIGISVGDVVAGLLCQLLKSRKQVMFIFLVLTAISVGIYLNSFGVTPEGFILLSLLLGFASGYWATFVTIAAEQFGTNLRATVTTTVPNFIRGSLIAITLSFQFFKDKLGILEGAMLVGAICIIISLVALSQLKESFSKDLDYVEH; encoded by the coding sequence ATGAACGAGCAAGTCAAAAAGAAGAATACCATTCTAATAGTTTTAGTGGCCTCACTCGGGTATTTTGTAGATATCTACGACTTAATTTTATTTTCTGTAGTACGTGTGAAAAGTCTGACAGATTTGGCAGTACCGGAAGAAGATATGCTCCATGTAGGAGCCACGATCATTAATAGTCAAATGTTTGGGATGTTAGTAGGCGGTGTTTTGTGGGGCGTACTGGGAGATAAAAAAGGCAGGTTAAGCGTTTTATTCGGCTCGATTATCACTTATTCCTTAGCCAATATTGCCAACGGCTTCGCTACGACTGTTGATCAATACACCATTATCCGTTTTATCGCCGGTGTGGGTCTGGCGGGAGAGCTAGGCGCAGGCATTACGTTGGTTGCCGAAACGATGAGTAAGAAAAATAGAGGTTACGGAACCATGATTGTCGCTGCTGTTGGTTTGATGGGGGCGGTAATGGCAGCTTTAATCAGCTCACGCTACACGTGGCAGACCAGCTATTTTATCGGAGGAGGTATGGGCCTTCTATTGCTAACATTACGTATTGGCCTGGTAGAATCGGGCATGTTTAAGGAGGCTGCCGATAAATCAGTGCAACGTGGCAACTTCTTCATGTTGTTCAACAATTGGGCGAGATTTAAGAAATATTTGTGTTGTATTTTAATTGGCTTGCCTCTATGGTATGTTGTTGGTGTATTAATCACCTTCTCGCCAGAGTTTGGAAAGGCTTTAAATGCCACTGGTGTGTTAGATGCTGGTAAAGGAATTATGTATTGTTATATTGGAATTTCGGTAGGAGATGTGGTGGCTGGTCTTTTATGTCAATTACTAAAGTCCAGAAAACAAGTGATGTTCATTTTTCTAGTGCTAACAGCGATTTCTGTAGGGATTTACCTTAATTCTTTTGGTGTAACTCCAGAAGGTTTTATTCTATTAAGTTTGCTGTTGGGATTTGCCTCTGGTTATTGGGCAACATTTGTGACTATTGCGGCGGAGCAGTTTGGTACTAATTTAAGAGCTACTGTGACCACCACCGTTCCAAACTTTATACGCGGATCTTTAATTGCTATTACGTTAAGTTTTCAGTTTTTCAAAGACAAACTGGGTATTTTAGAAGGAGCCATGTTGGTTGGCGCAATTTGTATCATCATATCGCTGGTAGCTTTGAGTCAGTTAAAAGAAAGCTTTAGTAAGGACTTAGATTATGTAGAACATTAA